Proteins from a genomic interval of Flammeovirgaceae bacterium SG7u.111:
- a CDS encoding PDZ domain-containing protein, whose amino-acid sequence MKISTLNSFLLFFATLLSTSVLGQNTQPDALMLRFPDVSDNQITFVYAEDIWVVPKSGGLASRITSAKGMETNPQFSPDGSTIAFSGNYDGNTDIYTIPSKGGFAQRITHHPTGERMVSWYPDGKSVLIASRMQSPSGRFSQFYKQPIAGGLPEKLPLFYAELGSFNADGSKLAYQYLNRLGRTWKRYQGGMASDVWIHDFGTGKSEKITSYKGTDALPMWDGNKVYFLSDRETTKLNIWSYDTEIKQFAKVTDYKEFDVKFPNIGNGEIIFENGGKLFLLNLSDNSTTEVKIQVPSELMATRTESKNLSRQVFTYCVSPTGKRALFGARGEILTVPKEDGVTLNLTNTSGVAERDPKWSPDGKYIAYFSDKTGEYELYIQDSKGKEKAQQLTTEGSMFLMHPEWSPDSKKIAFTDKTGQIKIIDVASKAVENVFKDDYNVITDFKWSPDSRWLVFPRSVNTIKNKIAVYDSESKQVKDLTSGFYNDNSPVFSTDGKYLFYVSIRNFSPIYSDYDATWIYPNGSALVATTLQKSTPSILAPENDMEEVKEKKKEDDEGKGKKGKDKKGEEKEEDEEMKVAIDFDGFEYRSTVLPVDVKNVGSVFASEGKVLYLKFPAAGAGADGQPNGELCFFDLEEKEEGTIISGINNYDISADAKQVIYNASGSYGIIEVAKGKKVGDGKISLNGLKATIEPKEEWAQIYKEAWRHQRDFFYASNMHGVDWKAMGDRYEKLLPFATSRQDVNYIIGELIGELNVGHAYVGGGDAEYASFKGVGMLGADFALENGAYKITKIYKGSPWDIDVKSPLAQPGVDISEGDYVLAVNTIPVDAAKDIWASFQGLANETVMLTVNSEPNTSGAKDVLVKTISNESRLRNLAWIEHNRQKVADATGGKVGYIYVPNTGIQGQTELVRMFQGQYDKDALIIDERFNSGGQIPDRFIELLNRPVYNYWGRRDHKDWQTPFVNNNGPKVMIANEWAGSGGDAFPYYFKKAGVGPVVGKRTWGGLVGISGIPPLIDGGFLSSPNFGMWTAEDGKWAVEGYGVDPDYEVDAPADVMGRGDDPQLDKAIEVIKQELEKNPPKTPQKPPYPNKTGLGNN is encoded by the coding sequence ATGAAGATAAGCACACTGAACTCATTTTTACTATTTTTTGCCACACTTTTAAGTACATCAGTTTTGGGGCAAAACACTCAGCCAGATGCGTTGATGCTCCGTTTTCCCGATGTGAGCGACAATCAAATCACGTTTGTATATGCCGAAGATATTTGGGTAGTGCCCAAGTCGGGCGGTTTGGCGAGCAGAATAACCTCTGCCAAAGGAATGGAGACCAACCCTCAGTTTTCGCCTGACGGCAGCACCATCGCTTTTAGTGGAAATTACGATGGAAACACAGATATTTATACCATCCCCAGCAAAGGCGGGTTTGCTCAGCGGATCACCCACCACCCAACTGGCGAGCGCATGGTGAGCTGGTATCCTGATGGGAAATCGGTGTTGATAGCATCGAGAATGCAAAGCCCGTCGGGGAGGTTCAGCCAGTTTTACAAACAGCCAATAGCAGGTGGTTTGCCCGAAAAGCTACCATTGTTTTACGCAGAGCTTGGTTCGTTTAATGCCGACGGTAGCAAATTGGCGTACCAGTACCTCAACAGGCTGGGAAGGACGTGGAAGCGCTACCAAGGTGGTATGGCCAGCGATGTATGGATCCATGACTTTGGTACAGGGAAATCTGAAAAAATCACTTCATACAAGGGAACCGATGCCTTGCCCATGTGGGATGGCAACAAAGTTTATTTCCTGAGCGATAGGGAAACGACCAAGCTCAACATCTGGAGCTACGATACGGAAATCAAGCAATTTGCCAAGGTGACCGACTACAAGGAGTTTGATGTGAAGTTTCCGAACATTGGAAATGGCGAGATTATTTTTGAAAATGGAGGAAAACTTTTCTTGCTTAATCTGAGCGACAATTCTACCACAGAAGTGAAAATTCAAGTTCCTTCGGAGCTGATGGCTACCAGAACAGAATCCAAAAACTTGAGTAGGCAAGTGTTTACCTATTGTGTTTCACCAACTGGAAAAAGGGCTTTGTTTGGTGCAAGGGGTGAAATTTTGACCGTGCCCAAAGAAGATGGTGTTACCTTGAATTTGACCAACACTTCGGGCGTAGCCGAGCGCGATCCCAAATGGTCGCCTGATGGCAAATACATTGCCTACTTCTCTGACAAAACAGGTGAGTACGAGCTGTATATCCAAGATTCGAAGGGAAAAGAAAAGGCGCAACAATTAACCACAGAAGGTTCGATGTTCCTGATGCACCCTGAGTGGTCGCCCGATAGCAAAAAGATTGCTTTTACGGATAAAACTGGGCAAATAAAAATAATAGATGTAGCCAGCAAGGCTGTGGAAAATGTATTTAAAGACGATTATAATGTAATCACTGATTTCAAATGGTCGCCTGATAGCCGTTGGTTGGTTTTTCCCAGAAGTGTAAATACCATTAAAAATAAAATAGCGGTTTACGACAGCGAAAGTAAACAGGTAAAAGACCTTACCAGTGGTTTTTACAATGACAATTCCCCAGTTTTCAGTACCGATGGAAAATACTTGTTCTACGTTTCTATTCGTAACTTTTCTCCCATTTACAGCGACTACGATGCTACTTGGATTTACCCCAACGGATCTGCTTTGGTGGCTACTACGCTCCAAAAAAGCACTCCTTCCATCTTAGCTCCAGAAAATGATATGGAAGAAGTGAAAGAGAAAAAGAAAGAAGATGATGAAGGGAAAGGTAAGAAAGGAAAAGACAAAAAAGGAGAAGAAAAGGAAGAGGACGAAGAAATGAAAGTAGCCATAGACTTTGATGGCTTTGAATATCGCTCAACAGTCTTGCCTGTAGATGTGAAAAATGTGGGAAGTGTTTTTGCCTCAGAAGGCAAAGTTCTTTACCTAAAGTTTCCCGCTGCGGGAGCAGGGGCAGATGGTCAGCCTAACGGCGAGCTTTGCTTTTTTGATTTGGAAGAAAAAGAAGAAGGTACGATAATTTCGGGAATTAATAACTACGATATTTCTGCAGATGCCAAGCAAGTTATCTACAACGCTAGCGGAAGCTATGGAATAATAGAGGTGGCAAAGGGCAAAAAAGTTGGGGATGGCAAAATCAGCCTGAATGGACTAAAGGCAACGATTGAACCAAAAGAAGAATGGGCTCAGATTTATAAGGAAGCTTGGAGGCATCAACGAGACTTTTTCTACGCCTCAAATATGCACGGCGTTGACTGGAAAGCGATGGGCGACCGCTACGAAAAATTGCTTCCTTTTGCAACTTCTCGTCAAGATGTGAATTACATCATAGGTGAGCTGATTGGCGAGCTTAACGTTGGCCATGCCTATGTAGGCGGGGGCGATGCTGAATATGCTTCTTTCAAAGGAGTAGGAATGCTCGGGGCTGATTTTGCGTTGGAAAACGGTGCTTACAAAATCACGAAAATCTATAAAGGCTCTCCTTGGGATATAGATGTTAAATCTCCTTTGGCACAGCCTGGTGTTGACATTAGCGAAGGCGATTATGTTTTAGCCGTAAATACTATCCCAGTGGATGCTGCTAAAGATATTTGGGCTTCGTTCCAAGGTTTGGCAAATGAAACTGTGATGCTTACAGTGAACAGTGAGCCCAACACGAGCGGTGCAAAAGATGTGTTGGTGAAAACCATTTCAAATGAATCGAGGTTGAGAAATCTTGCTTGGATAGAGCACAATCGCCAGAAAGTGGCTGATGCGACCGGTGGGAAAGTAGGGTATATCTATGTGCCAAATACTGGAATACAAGGGCAGACCGAGCTGGTAAGAATGTTCCAAGGCCAGTACGATAAGGATGCTCTCATTATTGATGAACGCTTCAATTCTGGAGGACAGATTCCTGATAGGTTCATCGAGTTGCTCAACCGTCCTGTTTACAACTACTGGGGCAGGAGAGACCACAAAGATTGGCAAACTCCTTTTGTGAACAACAACGGACCAAAAGTGATGATAGCCAACGAATGGGCTGGCTCTGGTGGAGATGCTTTCCCTTATTACTTCAAAAAAGCGGGTGTAGGCCCTGTGGTAGGAAAGCGAACTTGGGGTGGTCTTGTGGGTATCTCAGGAATTCCTCCATTGATTGACGGTGGCTTCCTCTCTTCCCCTAACTTTGGTATGTGGACTGCCGAGGATGGCAAATGGGCTGTTGAGGGCTACGGCGTTGACCCTGACTATGAAGTAGATGCCCCAGCAGATGTGATGGGAAGAGGAGATGATCCTCAATTGGACAAGGCTATAGAGGTGATTAAGCAGGAATTGGAAAAAAATCCACCTAAAACACCTCAAAAACCTCCTTACCCTAACAAGACAGGCTTGGGAAATAATTAG
- a CDS encoding family 20 glycosylhydrolase, with translation MKMKRMYQLLWAMGLFLLSLTSCKNENMEKVTINEVDGLAVTWELIGNMTGGGKEDSYSCAFTLFNNTSKTLASDWTMYFNDLPRKFFQDSTAALQVQHINGDFFKLSPSSTFTDLQPGDSIRVEMKGQFWAIKESDAPCGLYFVFEIGEGKESKPSAVVANFTVKPFDRPEQYTRSTSDKYPHPDANYLFAQYKDLEKLPLKQKDIIPNVKKTKNSEGQFEITTETIILFERELESESEFLAEKVKETIGLTLEALQESSSELNSISLSINSSLSEEGYELKVSPSGVSIEGGSAAGVFYGIQTLVAMLPIEGKAPLESVELNDFPDLKYRGLHLDVSRNFHSKESILKLLDLMASYKLNKFHFHLTDDEGWRLEIPGLPELTEVGAFRGHTQDELENLYPSYGSGPSTENTVGSGFYSKEEFIEILNFAKVRHIEVIPEIDLPGHARAAIVAMNVRYKKLMAEGKQAEAEEFLLHDPQDKSVYASVQNYTDNVVCVCQPSLYTFLEKVVAEIDEMYDAADLELKTLHTGGDEVPKGVWTASPICEDLKKENTDLKTPHDLGSYFLENFHQILHTRGITTAGWEEIAMKDHTTPNPEFANSNFLPFVWNTVTGWGGEQTPYKLANEGYKVVLCNAPNLYFDMAYSKHSQEPGYYWAGFVGEKEVFDLRPFDIYESLEMGMNGEKLSPSEDQTKLEKKENIIGVQGQLWSETVKGQDMLEYYIFPKLLSLAERAWNAEPTWMKSGKPGAYKTAWNSFKNVVGQKELPRLGKQDVAYRVPPPGAKVIEGKLAINTLYPNLVVRYTTDGSEPNADSPLASESLTPNSNIKLRAFDQLGRGSRTVVME, from the coding sequence ATGAAGATGAAAAGAATGTACCAATTACTATGGGCAATGGGTTTATTCCTGTTAAGCCTTACTAGCTGTAAAAATGAAAATATGGAAAAAGTAACTATCAATGAGGTGGATGGGCTAGCCGTCACTTGGGAACTGATTGGGAATATGACCGGTGGGGGAAAAGAAGACAGCTATTCATGTGCCTTCACACTCTTCAACAACACTAGCAAAACCCTCGCCTCGGACTGGACAATGTATTTCAACGACCTGCCCCGAAAATTTTTCCAAGACAGCACTGCAGCCCTCCAAGTCCAGCATATCAATGGAGATTTTTTCAAACTAAGCCCCTCCAGCACCTTTACCGACCTCCAACCCGGCGATTCCATTAGGGTTGAGATGAAAGGGCAATTTTGGGCGATAAAAGAATCGGATGCGCCTTGTGGGTTATATTTTGTATTTGAGATAGGAGAAGGAAAAGAATCAAAACCAAGTGCCGTCGTTGCCAATTTCACTGTAAAACCGTTTGACAGACCCGAGCAATACACCCGCTCTACATCCGACAAATATCCCCACCCCGACGCCAACTACCTCTTTGCCCAATACAAAGACCTTGAAAAGCTTCCGCTCAAGCAGAAAGATATTATTCCGAATGTAAAAAAAACTAAAAACAGCGAAGGGCAATTCGAGATCACAACCGAAACCATCATCCTATTCGAAAGGGAGCTGGAAAGCGAGTCTGAATTTTTGGCTGAGAAAGTAAAAGAAACTATTGGGTTGACGCTGGAAGCGCTTCAAGAAAGCAGTTCAGAGCTTAATTCTATTTCACTGTCAATCAATTCATCCCTCTCAGAAGAAGGCTATGAGCTGAAGGTAAGCCCAAGCGGCGTTTCCATAGAAGGCGGAAGTGCCGCAGGCGTTTTCTACGGAATACAGACCTTGGTTGCCATGCTACCAATAGAAGGGAAAGCGCCGCTAGAAAGCGTTGAACTAAATGACTTTCCCGACCTGAAATACAGAGGTTTACACCTCGATGTTTCAAGGAATTTCCATAGCAAAGAAAGCATACTCAAACTGCTCGACCTTATGGCGAGCTACAAGCTCAATAAGTTCCATTTCCACCTCACCGATGACGAAGGATGGCGACTGGAAATCCCGGGCTTGCCCGAGCTAACCGAGGTTGGTGCTTTCCGAGGCCATACCCAAGACGAACTTGAAAACTTATACCCTTCCTACGGTTCAGGCCCTTCTACCGAAAACACGGTTGGAAGTGGATTTTATTCGAAAGAAGAGTTTATCGAAATCTTGAACTTTGCCAAAGTAAGACACATTGAGGTCATTCCAGAAATAGACTTGCCCGGCCATGCACGTGCAGCAATAGTTGCCATGAATGTCCGCTACAAAAAACTAATGGCGGAAGGCAAACAAGCCGAAGCAGAAGAATTTTTGTTGCACGATCCCCAGGACAAATCAGTCTACGCCTCTGTCCAAAACTATACAGACAACGTAGTATGTGTTTGTCAACCCTCGCTTTATACTTTCCTAGAAAAAGTAGTTGCAGAAATAGATGAGATGTACGATGCTGCTGATTTGGAACTCAAAACCTTGCACACCGGAGGCGATGAAGTTCCCAAAGGCGTTTGGACAGCTTCACCCATCTGCGAAGACCTGAAAAAAGAAAATACTGACCTAAAAACTCCCCACGATTTGGGAAGTTATTTCCTAGAAAATTTCCACCAAATTCTTCACACTAGAGGCATCACCACAGCAGGCTGGGAAGAAATAGCTATGAAAGACCACACCACACCCAATCCTGAGTTCGCAAACAGCAACTTCCTGCCGTTTGTATGGAATACCGTAACTGGCTGGGGAGGCGAACAAACCCCTTACAAACTGGCTAACGAAGGCTATAAAGTTGTGCTCTGCAATGCGCCAAACTTGTATTTTGACATGGCTTATAGCAAACATTCCCAAGAACCCGGCTACTACTGGGCAGGATTTGTTGGAGAAAAAGAAGTCTTTGACCTTCGACCTTTCGATATATACGAATCGTTGGAAATGGGCATGAACGGAGAAAAACTTAGCCCCAGCGAAGACCAAACAAAATTGGAGAAAAAGGAAAACATCATTGGGGTGCAGGGACAGCTCTGGAGCGAAACGGTAAAGGGACAAGACATGTTGGAATACTATATTTTCCCCAAGCTGCTTAGCCTTGCCGAAAGGGCTTGGAATGCCGAGCCTACCTGGATGAAATCTGGAAAACCCGGTGCTTACAAAACAGCTTGGAATTCGTTTAAAAATGTGGTGGGGCAAAAAGAACTCCCGCGCTTAGGCAAGCAGGACGTAGCCTACCGAGTACCCCCTCCCGGGGCTAAAGTGATAGAAGGCAAGCTCGCCATCAACACGCTCTACCCCAACTTGGTGGTTAGGTACACCACCGATGGCTCAGAACCTAATGCAGACTCCCCCCTAGCTAGTGAAAGCTTGACTCCTAATAGCAACATTAAGCTAAGGGCTTTTGACCAATTAGGCAGAGGAAGCAGGACGGTGGTGATGGAGTAG
- the argS gene encoding arginine--tRNA ligase — MASVVEKQICEGIYAAFEEVFGEKLEEGKVALQPTRKDFEGTYTFVTFPFLKISKKKPEETGELIGQFLQEKVSVVTGFNVVKGFLNFVIADAFWAGELKKISSDTDFGKLPSKGEKVMVEYSSPNTNKPLHLGHLRNNFLGFSVARIMEACGYDVLKTNLVNDRGIHICKSMLAYQKFGNGETPTADLKGDKLVGNYYVKYDQEYKKEISELLEKLKAENAEAEEKALKDRAEKEAPLMLEAKEMLRKWEEGDTETVALWKKMNGWVYDGFNATYTAMGVSFDKIYQESETYLLGKEVVEEGLGKGVFYRRDDGSVWVDLTPDGLDEKLLLRSDGTSVYMTQDMGTADLKFKDFPMQQSVYVVGNEQDYHFKVLKLIMQKLGRSYADGIFHLSYGMVDLPSGKMKSREGTVVDADDLIADMTATAKERTEVLGKIDDFSSEEAQKLYSMLALGALKYYLLKVDPKKRMLFNPEESIDFQGNTGVYIQYTHAKIRAIIRKAELDGIDYKELDTAQLTELHPLESEVISMITNYPQKVAEAGEHYAPSVVANYVYDLAKTYSRFYAELSIFGEEDVAKKSLRVLLSEQVSSIIAKGMFLLGVDVPEKM; from the coding sequence ATGGCTTCGGTAGTAGAAAAGCAGATTTGCGAAGGGATTTACGCAGCGTTTGAAGAGGTATTTGGAGAAAAATTGGAAGAAGGGAAAGTTGCCCTACAGCCTACCAGAAAAGATTTTGAAGGTACATATACCTTCGTGACTTTCCCATTTTTAAAAATCTCGAAGAAAAAACCTGAGGAAACAGGCGAACTGATTGGGCAATTTTTGCAGGAAAAAGTTTCTGTGGTAACAGGGTTCAATGTGGTGAAAGGATTCTTAAACTTCGTGATAGCCGATGCTTTTTGGGCAGGTGAGTTGAAGAAAATTTCAAGTGATACTGATTTTGGTAAGCTGCCTAGCAAAGGGGAAAAAGTGATGGTGGAATATTCTTCTCCCAACACCAACAAACCCTTGCACTTAGGGCACTTGCGAAATAACTTTCTAGGCTTTTCTGTAGCCCGAATCATGGAAGCCTGCGGTTACGATGTGCTCAAAACCAACTTAGTGAACGACCGTGGCATCCACATCTGTAAGTCGATGTTGGCTTACCAAAAATTTGGGAATGGGGAAACGCCAACTGCTGACCTGAAGGGAGATAAGCTGGTTGGGAATTACTATGTAAAGTACGACCAAGAATATAAAAAGGAAATAAGCGAGCTGCTTGAAAAGCTGAAAGCAGAGAATGCAGAAGCAGAGGAAAAAGCGTTGAAAGACCGGGCTGAAAAGGAAGCTCCTTTGATGCTGGAAGCAAAGGAAATGTTGCGAAAATGGGAAGAAGGAGATACCGAAACTGTTGCGCTTTGGAAGAAAATGAACGGTTGGGTGTACGATGGCTTCAATGCTACTTACACAGCTATGGGCGTGAGCTTCGACAAGATTTACCAAGAATCTGAAACCTATTTGTTGGGGAAAGAAGTAGTGGAAGAAGGGTTGGGAAAAGGTGTTTTCTACCGTAGGGATGACGGTTCTGTTTGGGTAGACCTGACTCCTGATGGCTTGGACGAAAAGTTGTTGCTCCGTTCGGATGGTACTTCGGTATACATGACCCAAGATATGGGAACGGCCGATTTGAAGTTTAAGGATTTTCCCATGCAGCAGTCGGTCTACGTGGTGGGCAATGAGCAAGATTACCACTTCAAAGTATTGAAGCTTATCATGCAAAAGCTTGGCAGGAGCTATGCCGATGGAATTTTCCATCTTTCCTACGGCATGGTCGATTTGCCATCGGGCAAGATGAAATCTCGTGAGGGAACGGTGGTTGATGCAGACGATCTGATAGCAGATATGACCGCTACAGCGAAAGAGCGTACCGAAGTGTTGGGCAAAATAGATGATTTCTCAAGTGAGGAAGCACAGAAACTGTACAGTATGCTAGCCTTAGGTGCGTTGAAATATTATTTGCTGAAAGTCGATCCGAAGAAGCGCATGCTTTTCAACCCAGAAGAATCGATTGATTTCCAAGGCAACACAGGTGTTTATATCCAATACACCCATGCAAAGATTCGTGCGATTATCCGCAAAGCGGAGCTGGATGGAATAGACTACAAAGAACTGGACACGGCTCAGCTCACCGAGTTGCACCCGTTGGAGTCGGAGGTAATTTCAATGATCACCAATTATCCTCAAAAAGTAGCGGAAGCTGGAGAGCATTATGCCCCTTCGGTAGTAGCCAACTATGTGTATGACTTGGCAAAAACCTACAGCCGATTCTATGCTGAGCTTTCTATCTTTGGCGAAGAGGACGTGGCAAAGAAATCGTTGCGAGTATTGCTTTCCGAGCAGGTTTCAAGCATAATAGCCAAAGGCATGTTCCTCCTAGGCGTAGATGTCCCTGAGAAGATGTAA
- a CDS encoding PIG-L family deacetylase yields MKIPASLGKALSLVILAQLSLLASVFAQAGPERSKSASEIKQALQKMQVVGTVLYVAAHPDDENTRMITYMANDVGVETAYLSLTRGDGGQNLIGKEVREQMGLIRTQELLAARRTDGGQQFFSRANDFGYSKHPTETLNIWDKEQVLGDAVWVIRKFRPDVIITRFSPGRDGKTHGHHTTSAKIALEAFSAAADPTRYPEQLKYVEPWQAKRIVWNTSSWFFRSQKNPDMSKYLQVDVGTFNPLLGKSHGEIAAASRSMHKSQGFGAAMQRGMEIEYLEHLAGDSATTDLFEEIDLTWARIKGSDKVSKTLKAALTDFDMEKPHESIPQLLEALAELKKLPQENHYVKIKIQQLESLIVQCAGIWGEASSPVFSVTPGDSLKIDTRIIKRSPYNVKIKQIVYGIGEKVSAINLEENKMASSEETFLLPKGTPLSQPYWIKETPTLGMFVVNDQTLIGKPENDPSLSVAFQLQFEGEYPATISLNTPLMYRWVDPVDGERYRPLAITPPVTANIEEQVYIYADKTNKKINVLLKSHTAGAKGDLVLELPEGWGVSPEKKAFELAEKGDELNVTFKITPPEGQFVGKAKAVVKMGGESYNYSLKVIDYAHIPIQTIFPPAEAKLAKLDIQTTNKRIGYIMGAGDAVPEALQQIGYSVDLLSDTEMSPENLRQYDAIIVGVRAYNTNPRLKYHQDMLMDFVEKGGNMIVQYNTSHRLVTEDVGPYPITLSRDRVTVEEAPVKFLKPSHEVLSYPNTITEADFNGWVQERGLYFPNKWDEKYEAILEMNDPGEDARQGSLLVTKYGEGNYIYTGLSFFRELPAGVPGAYRLLSNLIEYGKKPPLKVEKPR; encoded by the coding sequence ATGAAGATACCAGCAAGCTTGGGCAAAGCATTGTCCCTCGTTATTTTGGCTCAACTATCCCTTTTGGCTTCGGTCTTTGCGCAAGCAGGGCCTGAGCGCTCCAAAAGTGCTTCGGAGATAAAGCAAGCCCTGCAAAAGATGCAGGTAGTAGGCACGGTGCTCTACGTAGCCGCCCATCCCGATGACGAAAATACCAGAATGATCACCTATATGGCCAACGATGTGGGCGTGGAAACAGCTTATCTTTCCCTCACCCGTGGCGACGGCGGGCAGAACCTGATAGGCAAGGAAGTCCGCGAGCAAATGGGCTTGATCCGTACGCAAGAGCTCCTTGCCGCAAGGCGTACCGATGGTGGACAGCAGTTTTTCTCCCGAGCCAATGACTTTGGTTACTCAAAGCACCCGACAGAGACCCTGAACATCTGGGACAAGGAGCAAGTACTTGGCGACGCGGTTTGGGTAATCCGAAAGTTCCGCCCCGATGTAATCATCACCCGCTTCTCTCCAGGTAGAGATGGGAAAACCCACGGACATCACACTACTTCTGCCAAGATCGCCTTAGAAGCGTTCTCGGCAGCAGCCGACCCAACTCGCTATCCTGAGCAACTGAAGTACGTAGAACCGTGGCAAGCCAAAAGAATTGTATGGAACACATCTTCTTGGTTTTTCCGTAGCCAAAAGAATCCTGATATGTCCAAGTATTTACAAGTGGATGTAGGAACATTCAACCCATTGCTAGGGAAATCGCACGGGGAAATCGCCGCAGCCAGCCGAAGTATGCACAAAAGCCAAGGCTTTGGTGCTGCCATGCAACGAGGCATGGAAATAGAATATCTAGAGCACTTAGCAGGGGACAGCGCAACCACGGATTTGTTTGAAGAAATAGATTTGACGTGGGCACGCATAAAAGGAAGTGACAAGGTGAGTAAAACCTTGAAAGCTGCGCTTACAGACTTTGACATGGAGAAGCCTCATGAAAGCATTCCCCAATTATTGGAAGCCTTGGCAGAACTCAAAAAGCTTCCTCAGGAAAATCATTATGTGAAAATAAAAATCCAGCAATTGGAATCCCTTATTGTCCAGTGCGCAGGGATTTGGGGTGAGGCGAGCAGCCCTGTTTTTAGCGTAACCCCTGGGGATAGTTTGAAAATTGATACAAGGATTATCAAGCGTAGCCCTTACAATGTAAAGATTAAGCAAATTGTTTATGGAATTGGGGAAAAGGTAAGTGCCATCAACCTTGAGGAAAATAAAATGGCGAGTTCGGAAGAGACTTTCCTTTTGCCAAAAGGGACTCCACTATCTCAGCCTTACTGGATAAAAGAAACACCTACCTTGGGGATGTTCGTGGTGAATGATCAGACGCTTATTGGTAAGCCAGAAAACGACCCGTCCTTATCTGTTGCCTTCCAGCTTCAGTTTGAAGGGGAATATCCTGCAACCATCTCTCTCAATACACCGCTGATGTACCGCTGGGTAGATCCTGTTGACGGTGAGCGTTACCGCCCATTGGCCATTACTCCACCGGTAACCGCAAATATTGAAGAGCAAGTGTACATCTATGCAGACAAAACAAATAAGAAGATCAATGTGCTGCTGAAATCCCACACAGCTGGGGCAAAAGGCGACTTGGTGCTTGAGCTACCAGAAGGTTGGGGCGTTTCTCCAGAGAAAAAGGCATTTGAACTGGCAGAAAAAGGTGATGAGCTCAACGTTACCTTCAAAATCACTCCGCCAGAAGGGCAATTTGTAGGGAAGGCAAAAGCAGTAGTGAAGATGGGGGGAGAAAGTTATAATTACTCTCTCAAAGTAATTGATTACGCACACATTCCTATCCAAACAATTTTCCCTCCTGCCGAGGCAAAGCTTGCCAAGCTGGATATTCAAACCACCAACAAGCGGATAGGCTACATTATGGGTGCTGGCGATGCCGTTCCCGAAGCTTTGCAGCAAATTGGCTACTCGGTTGACCTACTCAGCGATACCGAGATGTCCCCAGAAAATCTTAGGCAATACGATGCCATCATCGTTGGCGTAAGAGCCTACAACACAAATCCTCGTCTCAAGTATCACCAAGATATGTTGATGGATTTTGTGGAAAAAGGCGGAAACATGATCGTCCAGTACAACACTTCCCACCGATTGGTAACGGAGGACGTTGGGCCATATCCAATCACACTCTCTAGGGACAGGGTTACTGTAGAAGAAGCTCCTGTAAAGTTCTTGAAGCCAAGCCACGAGGTGCTTAGCTATCCAAATACAATTACAGAAGCCGATTTCAACGGATGGGTACAGGAACGGGGCTTGTACTTCCCCAACAAATGGGATGAAAAGTATGAGGCTATCTTAGAAATGAACGATCCTGGGGAAGATGCAAGGCAAGGCAGCTTGCTAGTCACCAAATATGGTGAAGGAAACTATATTTACACTGGACTATCCTTCTTTAGAGAGCTTCCTGCGGGTGTGCCGGGTGCTTACCGTTTGCTTTCTAACCTCATAGAATATGGCAAAAAGCCTCCTTTGAAAGTAGAAAAACCAAGATAG